Proteins encoded together in one Coffea arabica cultivar ET-39 chromosome 2c, Coffea Arabica ET-39 HiFi, whole genome shotgun sequence window:
- the LOC113730309 gene encoding uncharacterized protein isoform X2 — MLDMQIVGTGTMDPTNFRNRSPILIPLLFIATILHRLSFNSVFAICEFSYRDHNRLYNYSLASPLRKFPHGVLSEDGFYKVAVNETVLWFQLCDVMLFNHDPPTCIDCMDCGGPSRCGMGCSALVTNIIQGYPICNSVGRLSSTIVYLIDNKKPHMGVVVKMSNSQPKLNCSVSVSVICDYNGVEGPRMLEKVGTCDYVTQLRHPAGCAKVISSHGSGWGWFGTFLVIILCLFGAYLLAGVVYRYFFLNIHGIDAIPNLEFWATVPHKVQSFFVALVRRFRGPSQGYRSSYSPVNF; from the exons ATGTTGGACATGCAAATTGTCGGAACAGGGACGATGGATCCCACCAATTTTCGCAATCGGTCACCCATTCTTATTCCTTTGCTTTTCATAGCAACGATTTTACACAGACTCAGCTTCAACTCGGTGTTTGCTATATGCGAGTTCAGCTACAGGGACCATAACAGGCTCTACAACTATAGCTTAGCTTCCCCACTTCGTAAATTTCCCCACGGCGTCCTCAGCGAAGACGG GTTTTACAAGGTGGCAGTTAATGAGACAGTGCTTTGGTTTCAG CTGTGTGATGTAATGCTTTTCAACCATGATCCTCCTACTTGTATTGACTGCATG GACTGTGGTGGTCCGTCACGCTGTGGCATGGGTTGTAGTGCGCTGGTCACAAATATCATTCAAG GTTATCCCATTTGTAATTCTGTTGGACGTCTATCAAGCACAATTGTGTATCTTATAG ATAACAAAAAGCCACACATGGGTGTCGTTGTTAAGATGTCAAACAGCCAGCCAAAACTGAACTGTTCAGTCTCTGTGTCTGTTATCTGTGATTATAATGGAGTTGAA GGCCCTCGGATGCTTGAAAAAGTTGGAACATGTGACTAT GTTACTCAACTAAGGCATCCTGCTGGGTGTGCTAAGGTGATATCCTCACATGGAAGTGGATGGGGTTGGTTTGGTACTTTTTTAGTTAT AATCTTATGCCTATTCGGGGCTTACCTGCTGGCTGGTGTTGTTTATCGATATTTCTTCTTGAACATTCATGGAATAGAT GCAATTCCGAACCTGGAATTTTGGGCAACTGTACCACACAAAGTTCAG AGTTTTTTTGTAGCTTTGGTCCGGAGATTTAGAGGACCTTCTCAAGGTTATAGGAGCTCCTATtctccggtcaatttttga
- the LOC113730309 gene encoding uncharacterized protein isoform X4: protein MLDMQIVGTGTMDPTNFRNRSPILIPLLFIATILHRLSFNSVFAICEFSYRDHNRLYNYSLASPLRKFPHGVLSEDGFYKVAVNETVLWFQLCDVMLFNHDPPTCIDCMDCGGPSRCGMGCSALVTNIIQGYPICNSVGRLSSTIVYLIDNKKPHMGVVVKMSNSQPKLNCSVSVSVICDYNGVEGPRMLEKVGTCDYVTQLRHPAGCAKVISSHGSGWGWFGTFLVMQFRTWNFGQLYHTKFRVFL, encoded by the exons ATGTTGGACATGCAAATTGTCGGAACAGGGACGATGGATCCCACCAATTTTCGCAATCGGTCACCCATTCTTATTCCTTTGCTTTTCATAGCAACGATTTTACACAGACTCAGCTTCAACTCGGTGTTTGCTATATGCGAGTTCAGCTACAGGGACCATAACAGGCTCTACAACTATAGCTTAGCTTCCCCACTTCGTAAATTTCCCCACGGCGTCCTCAGCGAAGACGG GTTTTACAAGGTGGCAGTTAATGAGACAGTGCTTTGGTTTCAG CTGTGTGATGTAATGCTTTTCAACCATGATCCTCCTACTTGTATTGACTGCATG GACTGTGGTGGTCCGTCACGCTGTGGCATGGGTTGTAGTGCGCTGGTCACAAATATCATTCAAG GTTATCCCATTTGTAATTCTGTTGGACGTCTATCAAGCACAATTGTGTATCTTATAG ATAACAAAAAGCCACACATGGGTGTCGTTGTTAAGATGTCAAACAGCCAGCCAAAACTGAACTGTTCAGTCTCTGTGTCTGTTATCTGTGATTATAATGGAGTTGAA GGCCCTCGGATGCTTGAAAAAGTTGGAACATGTGACTAT GTTACTCAACTAAGGCATCCTGCTGGGTGTGCTAAGGTGATATCCTCACATGGAAGTGGATGGGGTTGGTTTGGTACTTTTTTAGTTAT GCAATTCCGAACCTGGAATTTTGGGCAACTGTACCACACAAAGTTCAG AGTTTTTTTGTAG
- the LOC113730309 gene encoding uncharacterized protein isoform X1 produces MLDMQIVGTGTMDPTNFRNRSPILIPLLFIATILHRLSFNSVFAICEFSYRDHNRLYNYSLASPLRKFPHGVLSEDGFYKVAVNETVLWFQLCDVMLFNHDPPTCIDCMDCGGPSRCGMGCSALVTNIIQGYPICNSVGRLSSTIVYLIDNKKPHMGVVVKMSNSQPKLNCSVSVSVICDYNGVEGPRMLEKVGTCDYVTQLRHPAGCAKVISSHGSGWGWFGTFLVIILCLFGAYLLAGVVYRYFFLNIHGIDAIPNLEFWATVPHKVQKMVSHGFESLLEISKHLLSVFLWICRVFL; encoded by the exons ATGTTGGACATGCAAATTGTCGGAACAGGGACGATGGATCCCACCAATTTTCGCAATCGGTCACCCATTCTTATTCCTTTGCTTTTCATAGCAACGATTTTACACAGACTCAGCTTCAACTCGGTGTTTGCTATATGCGAGTTCAGCTACAGGGACCATAACAGGCTCTACAACTATAGCTTAGCTTCCCCACTTCGTAAATTTCCCCACGGCGTCCTCAGCGAAGACGG GTTTTACAAGGTGGCAGTTAATGAGACAGTGCTTTGGTTTCAG CTGTGTGATGTAATGCTTTTCAACCATGATCCTCCTACTTGTATTGACTGCATG GACTGTGGTGGTCCGTCACGCTGTGGCATGGGTTGTAGTGCGCTGGTCACAAATATCATTCAAG GTTATCCCATTTGTAATTCTGTTGGACGTCTATCAAGCACAATTGTGTATCTTATAG ATAACAAAAAGCCACACATGGGTGTCGTTGTTAAGATGTCAAACAGCCAGCCAAAACTGAACTGTTCAGTCTCTGTGTCTGTTATCTGTGATTATAATGGAGTTGAA GGCCCTCGGATGCTTGAAAAAGTTGGAACATGTGACTAT GTTACTCAACTAAGGCATCCTGCTGGGTGTGCTAAGGTGATATCCTCACATGGAAGTGGATGGGGTTGGTTTGGTACTTTTTTAGTTAT AATCTTATGCCTATTCGGGGCTTACCTGCTGGCTGGTGTTGTTTATCGATATTTCTTCTTGAACATTCATGGAATAGAT GCAATTCCGAACCTGGAATTTTGGGCAACTGTACCACACAAAGTTCAG AAGATGGTCTCTCATGGCTTTGAGTCTCTACTGGAAATATCTAAACATCTACTCTCTGTCTTTCTCTGGATTTGCAGAGTTTTTTTGTAG
- the LOC113730309 gene encoding uncharacterized protein isoform X3 has product MLDMQIVGTGTMDPTNFRNRSPILIPLLFIATILHRLSFNSVFAICEFSYRDHNRLYNYSLASPLRKFPHGVLSEDGFYKVAVNETVLWFQLCDVMLFNHDPPTCIDCMDCGGPSRCGMGCSALVTNIIQGYPICNSVGRLSSTIVYLIDNKKPHMGVVVKMSNSQPKLNCSVSVSVICDYNGVEGPRMLEKVGTCDYVTQLRHPAGCAKVISSHGSGWGWFGTFLVMQFRTWNFGQLYHTKFRRWSLMALSLYWKYLNIYSLSFSGFAEFFCSFGPEI; this is encoded by the exons ATGTTGGACATGCAAATTGTCGGAACAGGGACGATGGATCCCACCAATTTTCGCAATCGGTCACCCATTCTTATTCCTTTGCTTTTCATAGCAACGATTTTACACAGACTCAGCTTCAACTCGGTGTTTGCTATATGCGAGTTCAGCTACAGGGACCATAACAGGCTCTACAACTATAGCTTAGCTTCCCCACTTCGTAAATTTCCCCACGGCGTCCTCAGCGAAGACGG GTTTTACAAGGTGGCAGTTAATGAGACAGTGCTTTGGTTTCAG CTGTGTGATGTAATGCTTTTCAACCATGATCCTCCTACTTGTATTGACTGCATG GACTGTGGTGGTCCGTCACGCTGTGGCATGGGTTGTAGTGCGCTGGTCACAAATATCATTCAAG GTTATCCCATTTGTAATTCTGTTGGACGTCTATCAAGCACAATTGTGTATCTTATAG ATAACAAAAAGCCACACATGGGTGTCGTTGTTAAGATGTCAAACAGCCAGCCAAAACTGAACTGTTCAGTCTCTGTGTCTGTTATCTGTGATTATAATGGAGTTGAA GGCCCTCGGATGCTTGAAAAAGTTGGAACATGTGACTAT GTTACTCAACTAAGGCATCCTGCTGGGTGTGCTAAGGTGATATCCTCACATGGAAGTGGATGGGGTTGGTTTGGTACTTTTTTAGTTAT GCAATTCCGAACCTGGAATTTTGGGCAACTGTACCACACAAAGTTCAG AAGATGGTCTCTCATGGCTTTGAGTCTCTACTGGAAATATCTAAACATCTACTCTCTGTCTTTCTCTGGATTTGCAGAGTTTTTTTGTAGCTTTGGTCCGGAGATTTAG